A genomic region of Aspergillus oryzae RIB40 DNA, chromosome 1 contains the following coding sequences:
- a CDS encoding uncharacterized protein (predicted protein) translates to MIVLNLLRAWIAHESLLKVTIFGLLLQLSFAHSFSNDVTPDSLSPRQAHFVNGPMKFDSSLGEEAAQQVIWSQHGNSQRATIQVYVSRGFLQAQNTMQNPTPEDVCFTLSNFKLIGDKYSTTRVDFTRHSYTEVRVSIDLPTKRSADQVQAAVTMKANSLLVDMQNQQTQWGQESRRPKASFEKDGLHVQVIKHYGSQ, encoded by the coding sequence ATGATAGTTTTAAACCTCCTACGGGCCTGGATTGCCCATGAAAGCCTGCTCAAAGTGACCATCTTTGGACTACTTCTTCAACTCTCCTTTGCCCATTCGTTTAGCAACGATGTGACTCCAGACAGTCTATCCCCCCGACAGGCCCATTTTGTCAATGGCCCAATGAAGTTCGATAGCTCCCTAGGAGAAGAGGCCGCGCAACAAGTGATATGGTCCCAGCATGGAAATTCACAACGAGCCACTATCCAGGTATATGTGAGCCGAGGATTTCTGCAGGCGCAGAATACAATGCAGAATCCCACCCCAGAAGACGTTTGCTTCACCCTCTCGAACTTCAAGCTTATTGGCGATAAATACAGTACAACGAGGGTTGATTTTACACGACACTCGTACACCGAAGTACGGGTCAGCATCGATCTTCCAACGAAACGCAGTGCCGACCAAGTACAGGCGGCAGTGACTATGAAGGCTAACAGCCTGCTGGTTGATATGCAAAATCAACAAACTCAATGGGGTCAGGAGTCCCGGAGGCCTAAAGCGAGCTTTGAGAAGGATGGACTTCATGTTCAAGTCATCAAGCATTATGGGAGTCAGTGA
- a CDS encoding uncharacterized protein (predicted protein), which translates to MVQASVQMSEAKESGSSENMASGCWRRGRVFEENLGVLCGLKDSPKSLRMIFSSPKTRSSLGTPNQPGMNTCADTPFDNGLSSRRIWPLTLALRKAYIALTWKDGQLHQETGLGCCQDGGLANGECRPTNELS; encoded by the exons ATGGTACAAGCAAGTGTCCAAATGTCCGAGGCAAAGGAGAGCGGCTCGTCAGAGAATATGGCCTCTGGTTgctggaggagaggaagggtcTTCGAGGAGAACCTGGGTGTTTTGTGTGGGTTGAAGGATTCTCCAAAGTCGCTGaggatgatcttctcctctccaaaGACAAGATCATCGCTAGGAACGCCAAACCAGCCGGGTATGAATACATGCGCCGATACGCCATTTGACAATGGCTTGTCATCACGACGAATATGGCCCCTGACTCTGGCTCTCCGAAAAGCTTATATAGCTCTGACGTGGAAAGACGGTCAATTGCATCAGGAAACTGGACTAGGATGTTGCCAAGATGGAGGTCTTGCAAATGGT GAATGCCGCCCCACGAATGAGCTGAGCTGA